In Methanobacterium sp. Maddingley MBC34, the DNA window GTACGTCCATGTCCGTGACCCGGTCACTGGCGAATATGATCCTTTTAAGGTTGGTGTAGGCTCCTTCCAGGAATATAAGGACTAGATTAGTCATTGTTCCACCTCGAATTCCCTTTCAAATAATATGGCTCTGGCTGGGCAGGCATTGCTGCAACCACCACAGTAGATGCACTTATCATCATCCACCACAATCTTACCATTTTCATCCTC includes these proteins:
- a CDS encoding NADH:ubiquinone oxidoreductase chain I-like protein (overlaps another CDS with the same product name~PFAM: 4Fe-4S binding domain_SP), whose translation is EDENGKIVVDDDKCIYCGGCSNACPARAILFEREFEVEQ